A region of Thiobacter sp. AK1 DNA encodes the following proteins:
- a CDS encoding 2-isopropylmalate synthase yields the protein MAKDKLIIFDTTLRDGEQSPGASMTKEEKVRIARQLERMRVDVIEAGFPAASNGDFEAVKAVADVIKDSTVCGLARALERDIDRAGEALRGAVSGRIHTFIATSPIHMEKKLRMTPEQVLQQAVQAVKWARKWTDNVEFSPEDAGRSELDFLCRVLEAVIDAGATTINIPDTVGYNLPHQFGELIRQLRERVPNSDKAVFSVHCHNDLGLAVANSLSAVLNGARQVECTINGLGERAGNAALEEIVMAVRTRQDVFPCDTTIDTTQIVPASRLVASITGFAVQPNKAIVGANAFAHESGIHQDGVLKHRQTYEIMRAEDVGWTANRMVLGKHSGRNAFKTRLKELGIELPSEEALNAAFARFKELADKKHEIFDEDLHALVSDEAQLLESEIYRLVSLRVCSETGEIPHARVVLAEHGVEKAAEADGSGPVDASFKAIEAVVKSGAELLLYSVNNITSGTDAQGEVTVRLSKGGRIVNGQGADTDIVVASAKAYIHALNRLHSRLERAHPQV from the coding sequence ATGGCCAAAGACAAGCTCATCATTTTCGACACCACGCTCCGTGACGGGGAGCAGAGTCCGGGTGCTTCCATGACCAAGGAGGAAAAGGTGCGCATCGCGCGTCAGCTGGAGCGCATGCGCGTGGATGTGATCGAGGCCGGTTTCCCGGCTGCCTCCAATGGCGACTTCGAGGCGGTCAAAGCGGTCGCCGACGTGATCAAAGACAGCACGGTCTGCGGGCTGGCACGGGCGCTGGAGCGGGACATCGACCGCGCCGGTGAGGCCCTGCGCGGCGCGGTGTCCGGTCGCATCCACACCTTCATCGCCACCAGTCCCATCCACATGGAGAAGAAGCTGCGCATGACGCCGGAGCAGGTATTGCAGCAGGCCGTACAGGCAGTCAAATGGGCGCGCAAGTGGACGGACAACGTGGAGTTCTCGCCGGAGGATGCCGGTCGTTCCGAACTGGATTTTCTCTGCCGCGTGCTGGAGGCGGTGATCGATGCCGGCGCTACCACGATCAACATTCCGGACACCGTGGGGTATAACCTGCCGCATCAGTTTGGTGAGCTGATCCGTCAGTTGCGCGAGCGGGTACCCAATTCCGATAAGGCGGTGTTCTCGGTACATTGCCACAACGATCTGGGATTGGCGGTAGCCAACTCCCTGTCCGCGGTGCTAAACGGTGCGCGGCAGGTGGAGTGCACCATCAACGGCCTCGGCGAGCGCGCTGGCAATGCGGCGCTCGAGGAAATCGTCATGGCGGTACGCACGCGTCAGGACGTGTTTCCTTGCGACACGACCATCGACACCACCCAGATCGTGCCGGCCTCGCGTCTGGTGGCCAGCATCACCGGCTTTGCAGTGCAGCCCAACAAGGCCATCGTCGGCGCCAATGCCTTCGCCCATGAGTCTGGCATCCATCAGGATGGTGTGCTCAAGCATCGCCAGACCTACGAGATCATGCGCGCCGAGGACGTGGGCTGGACCGCCAACAGGATGGTGCTGGGCAAGCACTCCGGCCGTAACGCCTTCAAGACCCGCCTCAAGGAACTGGGTATCGAGCTGCCGTCGGAAGAGGCGCTCAACGCAGCCTTCGCGCGCTTCAAGGAGCTCGCCGACAAGAAGCACGAGATCTTCGATGAAGACCTGCACGCCCTGGTGAGCGACGAGGCCCAGCTACTGGAGAGCGAGATCTACCGGCTGGTCTCGCTACGGGTGTGTTCGGAGACGGGGGAAATTCCCCACGCGCGCGTGGTGCTCGCTGAGCATGGCGTGGAGAAGGCTGCCGAGGCGGATGGCAGCGGGCCAGTTGATGCTTCCTTCAAGGCCATCGAAGCGGTGGTGAAAAGCGGAGCGGAGCTTTTGCTTTATTCGGTCAACAACATCACCAGCGGCACCGATGCACAGGGTGAGGTGACGGTGCGCTTGTCCAAGGGTGGACGCATCGTCAATGGCCAGGGCGCGGATACCGATATCGTGGTGGCCTCCGCCAAGGCGTACATCCACGCCCTCAATCGCTTGCACTCTCGGTTGGAACGGGCGCACCCGCAGGTTTGA
- a CDS encoding ATP-binding response regulator, with protein sequence MALASHSTSSSPTASEAVRLAPLTAEFRDPEMERYYRQKAYPGLRTDFRMAVAVGAFFYLAFAIPDYAALGDSPAFWRLFYLRATITALAIGLMQWVEHHPAWVTNGWAASFIELIAIAGNFVIIITRPGDLAAHASAMIVILVAVYVFLPNRFLLAFGVALVGTVSFLVYLFGWAQADKTTLISLLGVLLLINSFGTLAAYRFSHLRRREFAALEAQRVSNEALLSEIARREALETALTVEKNAAERARDQAEAASRAKSRFLAAASHDLRQPMHALSLFAATLVERLRYPEVRHIADQMQASIIALTSLFDSLLDISKLDAGAIKACVVSFRLKDLFDNVRRDFTGKAYHKGIRFQVVDTALVVRSDPLLLERIVRNLAANAVNYTEQGGVVIGARRRGKLVRIEVWDSGPGIPEEEQQRVFEEFYQIANPERDRSKGLGLGLAIVKRLAELLHHPIDVRSRPGRGACFAVTVPRGVLRQNARTEEAAPAPEFLRASAERLVVLIEDERIIREATQTLLSDWGCKVIASASADEAVAQLLQADRLPDLVIADYRLAGGRTGIDAIDAVQEAVGAAVPAVLITGDTAADHLKRAREHGYPVLHKPVPPAKLRALVASIPPRAPLKPAGAPVPTESASD encoded by the coding sequence ATGGCTTTGGCATCCCATTCGACATCGTCATCCCCCACCGCCAGCGAGGCGGTGCGTCTCGCCCCTCTCACCGCCGAGTTCCGCGACCCCGAAATGGAACGCTATTACCGGCAAAAGGCCTACCCGGGCCTGCGCACCGATTTCCGCATGGCGGTGGCAGTGGGCGCATTCTTCTACCTGGCCTTCGCCATTCCCGATTACGCCGCTCTCGGCGACAGCCCCGCCTTCTGGCGACTGTTTTACCTGCGCGCTACGATCACCGCTCTAGCCATCGGCCTAATGCAGTGGGTGGAACACCACCCCGCCTGGGTAACCAATGGCTGGGCCGCGAGCTTCATCGAGCTTATAGCCATCGCCGGCAATTTCGTCATTATCATCACCCGGCCCGGCGACCTCGCCGCCCACGCCAGCGCCATGATCGTGATCCTGGTGGCGGTCTATGTGTTTCTGCCTAACCGCTTCCTGCTGGCTTTTGGTGTGGCCTTGGTGGGCACCGTCTCCTTCCTGGTTTACCTCTTTGGCTGGGCGCAAGCCGACAAGACCACTCTGATCTCGCTCTTGGGGGTGCTGCTTCTCATCAACAGCTTCGGCACCCTAGCCGCTTACCGCTTCAGTCACCTGCGCCGGCGCGAGTTTGCGGCCCTGGAAGCCCAGCGGGTCAGCAACGAAGCCCTGCTGTCGGAAATCGCCCGGCGCGAGGCACTGGAGACCGCCCTCACCGTGGAGAAAAACGCCGCCGAACGAGCGCGCGACCAGGCCGAGGCGGCAAGCCGCGCCAAGTCCCGGTTCCTGGCCGCGGCCAGCCACGACCTGCGCCAGCCCATGCATGCCTTAAGCCTGTTCGCCGCCACCCTGGTGGAGCGTCTGCGCTATCCGGAAGTGCGTCACATCGCCGACCAGATGCAGGCTTCCATCATCGCTCTCACCAGCCTGTTCGATTCGTTGCTGGACATCTCCAAGCTGGATGCGGGCGCCATTAAGGCATGCGTAGTGAGCTTCCGGCTCAAGGATCTGTTCGACAACGTACGCCGGGATTTCACCGGCAAGGCCTACCACAAGGGAATCCGTTTCCAGGTGGTGGACACCGCCCTGGTGGTGCGCAGCGATCCGCTGCTTCTGGAGCGCATCGTGCGCAACCTGGCGGCCAATGCCGTCAACTACACCGAGCAAGGCGGCGTGGTGATCGGCGCGCGGCGGCGTGGCAAGCTGGTGCGCATCGAAGTGTGGGACAGTGGACCTGGCATCCCGGAAGAGGAACAGCAACGCGTATTCGAGGAGTTCTACCAAATCGCCAATCCGGAACGCGACCGCAGCAAGGGGCTGGGGCTGGGATTGGCCATCGTCAAGCGTCTGGCCGAGCTGTTACACCATCCCATCGACGTGCGCTCCCGCCCGGGACGCGGCGCCTGCTTCGCCGTCACCGTACCACGGGGTGTCTTGCGCCAGAATGCGCGCACAGAAGAAGCGGCCCCCGCACCGGAATTTCTGCGCGCCTCGGCAGAGCGGCTGGTGGTGCTGATCGAGGATGAGCGCATCATCCGCGAGGCCACCCAGACCCTACTGTCGGACTGGGGTTGTAAAGTGATCGCCAGCGCCTCCGCTGACGAGGCCGTCGCCCAGTTGCTGCAAGCCGACCGCCTGCCGGATTTGGTGATCGCGGATTACCGCTTGGCAGGGGGACGTACCGGCATCGACGCCATCGATGCGGTACAGGAAGCGGTGGGCGCGGCCGTCCCAGCGGTGCTGATCACGGGTGATACCGCCGCCGATCATCTCAAGCGCGCCCGGGAGCACGGCTACCCGGTGCTGCACAAGCCGGTGCCACCCGCCAAACTGCGCGCCTTGGTGGCCAGCATCCCGCCCCGGGCCCCACTCAAACCTGCGGGTGCGCCCGTTCCAACCGAGAGTGCAAGCGATTGA